Proteins encoded by one window of Streptomyces uncialis:
- a CDS encoding non-ribosomal peptide synthetase: MTVPLPPGARRLWFLEAFAEGAPLHNNPAVFRLAGPVSVDALQRAADLVVARHPVLRTTFDEVDGEPVGRVGPVGAADVVVRTVPDAEAFAAQAAREPFDLRTGPLFRIRLGRITPTDHVLVINTHHAAVDGRSLSVLCEEISALYADPARPLPDPGAPPDTVDHDPSRRVSELDGVPDLLTLPTDRPRPRMRAFRGELRRHTVPEGLTARVDALARATRATRFVVLQAAYAATLGTTAGQDDVVVATLVSGRPGPEFAGVVGMFVNPVPLRMGIGGDPTFRELVARARRAVAAGLGGAAVPFDRIVEAVGASRDPSHAPLCQAHLVMQDPPEVVFPGVRADRMPPDTGTADVDLTVMVESGGAEMAVVTEHDTDLFDGATVDGVAGRLLALLDRACADPDRRLSALTAGSSVMAAPVAGPAGAPAPSTVLELIRFGADGLAVGELSYAELERRSAALASVLRAKGAGPEAWVAVDLPRGTDLVVAVLGIWRAGAVYVPVEPSWPEPRRRAVTGAARVVLTEIPDLPEEFERVDPGIGPESLAYVFHTSGSTGRPKAVGVPHRAVAGMLARSTALVGLGAGDVVAAMISPAFDISVWELVAPLTVGARVAPVPPEIVVDGPALARRLTAEGVTVVQVTPSVWAVLVAAGGVPECVRVRVSIGEVLTPELAGSLGGAELWNTYGPTETTIWSTAERVRQDSRFGIGDPLDGVALRLLNAGLRPVDDDVVGEVYLGGFPLARGYLGAPGRTATRFVADPFSPVPGARMYATGDLARRRPDGVVEFVGRVDAQLKVRGHRVEPAEVEAALRADPEVADARVAGDGDRLVAYVIPAAGRPRWPRVRERLSRVLPAYLVPSAMVSVDAFPLTSSGKLNVRALPPPSEDAVAAAPHPGPETTIAEIFAGLLARPVNRDDDFFLSGGHSLAAVKAVAKIRASLGVEVTIRTLFAHPTVATLAAAIDPGQADLGTPEIPHIPASAPAPPGQLSGPQRGLWIIHQAGQDDGAYVVHAALRLEGALDEADLRARFARTLATQPVLRSAIVVHDDTPWLNAAPYADELAARAWRTTDLSAHADPWPEAERLAAQDADHPFDLTRRPLVRAHLIRTSPTTHLLTITAHHLICDDTSMSILLKTLTTVDPNSAPLSGATDVQGTKTAPSTRPGAPGPLIPTPAAVGPRQRTTAFWAETLRDAPAVSGPSPDHPYGAARTPASDSSPHPESGPAPAHPRHAGAAPGATHRFTVPAGLARRFATWCRGERATTFAGLLAVLALVSSTRDGGDDLVVGAPVSTRPPGWDDVIGMFVTTLPLRLRTNRGATPRDLLADATGVVADAMDHADISLADILTTVPTPRQDHPLFRTMLVLNRETAPVTFTGLTATPVPIDRATSRFDLTLHIREREDDWPALIDYRTDRYEADTITRIADQLLAVMEAVVRHPGLPLAQLDLLSPADNAVHTALDTRSDPASPGGPDTPSTGPAVRTRPAATTVVDLIAARTARTPDATAVLDLAAAPLTYRDLDRRSSAVARHLREAGIRSEDPVAVAIPSSADAIVAILGVLKAGGCFVPVDPAQPLSRRQALITASGARTVLTRDALPATGHHEPTPIHPSQLAYVVHTSGSTGEPKGVEVQHDTLLNLTTAFIAEHGLTAAHRLLMVPPPHFDAAFGDIFPVLAAGATLVIHPDPGSLTGPDLLGLCVEHRLTAVDTAAPLWQRWVADLAGKRLPLELMMVGGDIVPAATVRAWAKHGIPLHNHYGPTEATVCATSHRTVDGSEHPTRLPIGRPLRHVRVHLLDRALRRVPVGVVGEVYIGGLAPARGYRGSPAATAAAFFADPYGAHPGARMYRTGDLARLNPHGTFEFVGRADDQVKIRGNRVEPGEVAAVLAAHPAVAEAVVVARGDRLIGYVGAPASTAPTRNAPDPTTPDARVAVPDASGLRAFCADRLPAHLVPDTVVVLDALPTTSTGKVDNTALPDPPTTPSAPADPPRTATERAVAAIWATVLDRPDVDRTADFFAIGGHSLIAAHVLAAVRERLGVTVPMRTLFTAPTVAAFAAAIDDGASADLPTLDRLRADAVPPPEIRLRAVQPPGAPSAGTPRRILLTGATGFLGRHLLGQLLARTDARIHCLVRQGSIGRLPVTDRVIPVPGDLSEPGLGLSTEDHDTLTTVDAIYHNAAVPHFAAPYNALKPAHVDATAAILRLAGDSGAPLHLISTLGVFLGDAYDGRVVTEDDAPTDPSGLTSGYDLSKWVADAMAAAARGHGLSVSIHRIAAIVGDTATGAADPRSAFSRWITGCVAAGAVPDTAEVLDMVPVDTVAAAVVALSQVPDHLGRDHHYHGDGGLTRAALAATLTSAGHPTEVVPYHRWRERMLADPAGPFAPLAFSLPERPRPHPRFDCSRTWAAAAGAGVGFPPANERMLRRHLDFLTGAGALSGSG, translated from the coding sequence ATGACGGTCCCGCTCCCGCCCGGGGCCAGACGACTGTGGTTCCTTGAGGCGTTCGCCGAAGGGGCACCCCTGCACAACAACCCGGCGGTGTTCCGGCTGGCCGGCCCCGTGTCGGTGGACGCGCTCCAGCGCGCGGCGGATCTGGTGGTGGCCCGGCACCCGGTGCTGCGCACCACCTTCGACGAGGTCGACGGCGAGCCGGTCGGACGGGTGGGTCCGGTGGGCGCCGCGGACGTCGTGGTGCGGACGGTGCCGGACGCGGAGGCGTTCGCGGCGCAGGCCGCACGGGAGCCGTTCGACCTGCGCACCGGGCCGTTGTTCCGGATCCGGCTGGGCCGGATCACACCGACCGACCACGTACTGGTGATCAACACGCATCACGCGGCCGTCGACGGTAGGTCACTGTCGGTGCTGTGCGAGGAGATCAGCGCCCTGTACGCCGACCCGGCCCGGCCACTGCCGGATCCCGGGGCGCCGCCGGACACCGTCGACCACGACCCGTCCCGCCGGGTGTCCGAGCTCGACGGTGTGCCGGACCTGCTCACCCTGCCCACCGACCGGCCCCGCCCGAGGATGCGCGCCTTCCGGGGGGAGCTGCGCCGCCACACCGTCCCGGAGGGTCTCACCGCGCGGGTCGACGCGCTCGCCCGCGCCACGCGCGCCACCCGGTTCGTCGTGTTGCAGGCCGCGTACGCCGCCACATTGGGCACGACGGCCGGTCAGGACGACGTGGTGGTCGCCACCCTGGTGTCCGGGCGGCCGGGACCGGAGTTCGCCGGCGTCGTCGGAATGTTCGTGAACCCGGTGCCGTTGCGGATGGGGATCGGCGGCGATCCGACGTTCCGTGAGCTGGTGGCCAGGGCCCGCCGCGCGGTCGCGGCGGGACTGGGCGGTGCGGCGGTCCCGTTCGACCGGATCGTCGAGGCGGTCGGCGCCTCCCGCGACCCGAGCCACGCGCCGCTGTGCCAGGCACACCTCGTGATGCAGGACCCACCCGAGGTGGTGTTCCCCGGAGTGCGGGCCGACCGGATGCCGCCGGACACGGGCACGGCCGACGTCGACCTCACCGTGATGGTGGAGTCCGGCGGCGCGGAGATGGCGGTGGTCACCGAGCACGACACGGACCTGTTCGACGGTGCGACGGTCGACGGTGTCGCCGGGCGGCTGCTGGCCTTGCTGGACCGCGCGTGCGCCGACCCCGACCGCCGGTTGTCGGCGTTGACGGCGGGGTCCTCGGTGATGGCCGCGCCGGTGGCCGGGCCCGCCGGTGCTCCGGCGCCGTCGACCGTGCTGGAGCTGATCCGGTTCGGCGCGGACGGCCTCGCGGTGGGTGAGTTGTCCTACGCCGAGCTGGAGCGCCGTTCGGCGGCGCTGGCCTCGGTGCTGCGGGCGAAGGGCGCCGGGCCGGAGGCGTGGGTCGCGGTGGACCTGCCGCGCGGCACGGACCTGGTGGTGGCCGTCCTCGGGATCTGGCGGGCGGGCGCGGTGTACGTGCCGGTGGAACCGTCGTGGCCCGAGCCGAGGCGCCGGGCCGTCACCGGGGCCGCCCGTGTCGTGCTGACCGAGATCCCTGACCTGCCGGAGGAGTTCGAGCGCGTCGATCCCGGAATCGGCCCCGAGTCACTGGCGTATGTGTTCCACACGTCCGGGTCGACCGGCCGCCCGAAGGCCGTGGGCGTGCCGCACCGCGCGGTGGCCGGGATGCTGGCCCGGTCGACGGCGCTGGTGGGGCTGGGCGCCGGGGACGTGGTGGCGGCCATGATCTCCCCGGCGTTCGACATCTCGGTGTGGGAACTGGTGGCGCCGCTGACGGTGGGCGCCCGGGTGGCGCCGGTACCGCCGGAGATCGTGGTGGACGGGCCCGCGCTGGCGCGGCGTCTGACGGCCGAGGGGGTCACGGTCGTCCAGGTCACCCCGTCGGTGTGGGCGGTGCTGGTGGCGGCCGGAGGCGTGCCGGAGTGCGTGCGCGTCCGGGTGTCGATCGGGGAGGTGCTGACGCCGGAGCTGGCCGGGTCGCTGGGCGGGGCCGAGCTGTGGAACACGTACGGCCCGACCGAGACGACGATCTGGTCGACCGCCGAGCGGGTGCGCCAAGACAGCCGGTTCGGCATCGGCGACCCCCTCGACGGCGTGGCCCTGCGTCTGCTGAACGCGGGCCTGCGACCGGTCGACGACGACGTGGTCGGCGAGGTGTACCTGGGCGGATTCCCGCTGGCGCGCGGCTATCTCGGGGCGCCCGGCCGGACGGCCACGAGGTTCGTCGCCGACCCCTTCTCGCCGGTCCCCGGCGCGCGTATGTACGCGACGGGCGACCTGGCGCGGCGCCGCCCGGACGGCGTCGTGGAGTTCGTCGGGCGGGTGGACGCGCAGCTCAAGGTGCGCGGCCACCGGGTGGAACCGGCCGAGGTGGAGGCCGCGCTGCGGGCGGACCCGGAGGTCGCCGACGCCCGCGTGGCCGGTGACGGTGACCGCCTGGTGGCCTATGTGATCCCGGCCGCCGGGCGGCCCCGCTGGCCGAGGGTGCGGGAGCGGCTGAGCCGTGTCCTTCCCGCCTACCTGGTGCCCTCGGCGATGGTGTCCGTGGACGCGTTCCCGCTGACCAGCTCCGGAAAGCTGAACGTACGCGCCCTGCCCCCGCCGTCGGAGGACGCCGTCGCCGCTGCCCCCCACCCGGGTCCGGAGACCACGATCGCGGAGATCTTCGCGGGCCTGCTGGCCCGCCCGGTCAACCGCGACGACGACTTCTTCCTGTCCGGCGGCCATTCCCTGGCGGCGGTGAAGGCCGTCGCCAAGATCCGGGCGTCCCTCGGCGTGGAGGTGACGATCAGAACCCTGTTCGCCCACCCCACCGTCGCCACCCTGGCCGCCGCGATCGATCCGGGCCAGGCCGACCTCGGTACTCCGGAGATCCCGCACATCCCCGCGTCGGCGCCCGCTCCACCAGGGCAGCTGTCCGGCCCGCAGCGCGGACTGTGGATCATCCACCAGGCGGGCCAGGACGACGGCGCCTACGTCGTGCACGCCGCGCTCCGGTTGGAGGGTGCGCTCGACGAGGCGGACCTGCGCGCCAGGTTCGCCCGCACCCTGGCCACCCAACCCGTCCTGCGATCGGCGATCGTCGTCCATGACGACACCCCTTGGCTGAACGCGGCGCCTTACGCGGACGAGTTGGCGGCGAGGGCCTGGCGCACCACCGACCTGAGCGCTCACGCGGACCCGTGGCCGGAGGCCGAACGCCTGGCCGCCCAGGACGCCGACCACCCCTTCGACCTGACCCGGCGTCCGTTGGTGCGGGCCCACCTGATCAGAACCTCTCCCACGACCCATCTCTTGACGATCACCGCTCACCACCTCATCTGCGACGACACCTCGATGTCGATCCTGCTGAAGACCCTGACCACCGTGGATCCGAACTCCGCGCCCCTGTCCGGTGCCACGGACGTCCAGGGGACGAAGACGGCGCCCAGCACGAGGCCCGGCGCACCGGGACCACTGATCCCCACGCCGGCGGCCGTGGGTCCACGGCAGCGCACCACCGCGTTCTGGGCCGAGACACTCCGCGACGCCCCGGCTGTCTCCGGACCCTCGCCGGACCACCCGTACGGCGCGGCCCGGACCCCCGCGTCGGACAGTTCGCCGCACCCGGAATCCGGCCCGGCCCCGGCGCACCCCCGCCACGCGGGCGCCGCCCCCGGTGCCACCCACCGGTTCACCGTCCCGGCCGGGCTCGCCCGCCGCTTCGCCACCTGGTGCCGGGGCGAGCGGGCCACCACCTTCGCCGGTCTCCTCGCCGTCCTCGCCCTCGTCTCCTCCACCCGGGACGGTGGTGACGACCTCGTCGTCGGGGCTCCGGTCAGCACCCGTCCGCCCGGGTGGGACGACGTGATCGGCATGTTCGTCACGACCCTCCCGCTCCGGCTCCGCACGAACCGTGGAGCCACCCCCCGCGACCTGCTCGCCGACGCCACCGGGGTGGTGGCCGACGCGATGGACCACGCCGACATCTCGCTGGCCGACATCCTCACCACGGTCCCCACCCCACGGCAGGACCACCCCCTGTTCCGGACGATGCTGGTCCTCAACCGCGAGACGGCGCCCGTCACCTTCACCGGTCTGACCGCCACCCCGGTGCCGATCGACCGCGCCACCAGCCGTTTCGACCTCACCCTGCACATCAGGGAACGCGAGGACGACTGGCCCGCCCTCATCGACTACCGCACCGACCGGTACGAGGCGGACACGATCACCAGGATCGCCGACCAGCTGCTGGCGGTCATGGAGGCCGTGGTCCGCCACCCCGGCCTTCCGCTGGCGCAGCTGGACCTGTTGTCCCCGGCTGACAACGCCGTCCACACCGCCCTCGACACCCGGTCCGATCCCGCCTCCCCCGGCGGACCGGACACACCGTCCACCGGCCCGGCCGTCCGCACCCGACCGGCCGCCACGACCGTGGTGGACCTGATCGCGGCCCGCACCGCCCGGACCCCTGACGCCACCGCCGTCCTCGACCTCGCCGCCGCGCCCCTCACCTACCGCGACCTGGACCGCCGATCCTCAGCCGTCGCCCGCCACCTGCGCGAGGCAGGCATCCGGAGCGAGGACCCGGTCGCGGTCGCCATCCCGTCCAGCGCCGACGCGATCGTCGCGATCCTCGGCGTGCTCAAGGCGGGCGGATGCTTCGTCCCCGTCGACCCCGCCCAGCCGCTCTCCCGCCGACAGGCCCTGATCACCGCCAGCGGCGCGAGGACCGTGCTGACCCGCGACGCGCTCCCCGCCACCGGCCACCACGAACCCACGCCCATCCACCCGTCCCAACTCGCCTACGTCGTCCACACCTCCGGCTCCACCGGCGAACCCAAGGGCGTCGAAGTACAGCACGACACCCTCCTCAACCTCACCACCGCGTTCATCGCCGAACACGGCCTCACCGCCGCGCACCGCCTCCTCATGGTCCCGCCCCCGCACTTCGACGCCGCGTTCGGCGACATCTTCCCGGTCCTCGCGGCCGGGGCCACCCTGGTCATCCACCCCGACCCAGGGAGCCTCACCGGACCGGACCTCCTCGGCCTCTGCGTCGAGCACCGACTGACCGCGGTGGACACGGCGGCTCCCCTCTGGCAGCGCTGGGTGGCCGATCTCGCCGGGAAACGCCTCCCGTTGGAGCTCATGATGGTCGGCGGCGACATCGTCCCGGCGGCGACCGTCCGCGCGTGGGCGAAGCACGGCATTCCCCTCCACAACCACTACGGCCCGACGGAAGCCACCGTCTGCGCGACCAGCCACCGCACCGTCGACGGCAGCGAGCACCCTACCCGGCTGCCGATCGGCCGCCCGCTGCGACACGTCCGCGTCCACCTTCTCGACCGGGCTCTGCGCCGGGTGCCCGTCGGCGTGGTCGGTGAGGTCTACATCGGAGGGCTGGCGCCCGCCCGGGGGTACCGGGGAAGCCCGGCCGCGACCGCCGCGGCGTTCTTCGCCGACCCGTACGGCGCCCACCCCGGCGCCCGCATGTACCGGACCGGCGACCTCGCGAGGCTGAACCCGCACGGCACGTTCGAGTTCGTCGGCCGGGCCGACGACCAGGTCAAGATCCGCGGCAACCGGGTGGAGCCGGGGGAGGTGGCGGCCGTGCTCGCCGCGCACCCGGCCGTCGCGGAGGCCGTGGTGGTGGCCAGGGGCGACCGCCTCATCGGCTACGTCGGCGCCCCGGCCTCGACCGCACCCACCCGGAACGCACCCGATCCGACCACCCCCGACGCGCGGGTCGCCGTCCCGGACGCTTCCGGCCTGCGCGCCTTCTGCGCCGACCGCCTGCCCGCGCATCTCGTGCCGGACACCGTCGTCGTCCTCGACGCCCTGCCCACCACAAGCACCGGCAAGGTCGACAACACCGCCCTCCCCGACCCCCCCACCACCCCCTCCGCCCCGGCGGATCCGCCCCGGACCGCCACCGAGCGGGCCGTCGCCGCCATCTGGGCCACCGTCCTCGACCGGCCCGACGTGGACCGCACCGCGGATTTCTTCGCCATCGGCGGGCACTCGCTCATCGCCGCCCACGTCCTCGCCGCCGTCCGCGAACGCCTCGGCGTCACGGTGCCGATGCGCACACTGTTCACCGCCCCCACCGTGGCGGCGTTCGCGGCAGCCATCGACGACGGTGCCTCGGCGGACCTGCCCACGCTCGACCGGTTGCGCGCCGACGCCGTCCCCCCACCCGAGATCCGTCTCCGCGCCGTCCAACCACCCGGCGCCCCCTCGGCCGGCACGCCGCGCCGGATCCTGCTCACCGGCGCCACCGGCTTCCTCGGCCGCCACCTCCTCGGCCAGCTCCTGGCCCGGACCGACGCCCGGATCCACTGCCTCGTCCGCCAGGGCTCGATCGGCCGGCTGCCGGTCACCGACCGCGTGATCCCGGTCCCCGGCGACCTGTCCGAACCCGGCCTCGGCCTGTCCACGGAGGACCACGACACCCTCACGACCGTGGACGCGATCTACCACAACGCCGCCGTGCCGCACTTCGCCGCGCCCTACAACGCCCTCAAACCCGCCCACGTCGACGCCACCGCCGCGATCCTGCGCCTGGCCGGTGACAGCGGCGCCCCGCTGCACCTGATCTCCACCCTCGGTGTCTTCCTCGGGGACGCCTACGACGGCCGTGTCGTCACCGAGGACGACGCCCCCACCGACCCGAGCGGTCTCACCAGCGGCTACGACCTCAGCAAATGGGTGGCCGACGCCATGGCCGCCGCCGCCCGCGGCCACGGCCTGTCCGTCTCGATCCACCGCATCGCGGCCATCGTCGGCGACACCGCCACCGGCGCCGCCGACCCGCGCTCCGCGTTCAGCCGCTGGATCACCGGATGCGTCGCCGCGGGCGCCGTCCCGGACACCGCCGAGGTGCTGGACATGGTCCCCGTGGACACGGTGGCCGCGGCGGTCGTCGCGCTCTCACAGGTCCCGGACCACCTCGGTCGGGACCACCACTACCACGGCGACGGCGGCCTCACCCGTGCCGCCCTCGCCGCCACCCTCACCTCGGCCGGTCACCCGACCGAGGTGGTGCCGTACCACCGATGGCGGGAGCGGATGCTCGCCGACCCGGCCGGGCCCTTCGCCCCGCTCGCCTTCTCCCTGCCCGAACGCCCCCGCCCGCACCCGCGGTTCGACTGCTCCCGCACCTGGGCCGCCGCGGCCGGGGCGGGGGTGGGGTTCCCCCCGGCCAACGAGCGAATGCTGCGCAGGCACCTGGACTTCCTCACCGGTGCCGGCGCGCTTTCCGGAAGTGGATGA
- a CDS encoding DUF6875 domain-containing protein, producing MLSHPSGDVALFEPDHPDLPAAAEVVLAWARSYLCRPHPDLGRSGDVCPYTAVSLERGGLFLAEHPGRPDLRAVMTAYRDWFPDLPPRDGPQARYRTVLVVLPDITPGEIDRIQRELKPGFVERGLMIGEFHPGPPSAPGLWNPDFRPLRSPLPLLAVRHMVAADAPFLRADPEHLAAYRRRFGDRGAYR from the coding sequence ATGCTGAGCCACCCGTCGGGTGACGTCGCGCTGTTCGAGCCGGACCACCCGGACCTGCCTGCCGCCGCCGAGGTGGTGCTGGCCTGGGCACGGTCCTACCTGTGCCGGCCGCACCCCGATCTGGGGCGGAGCGGCGACGTCTGCCCGTACACGGCCGTCTCGCTGGAACGGGGCGGGCTCTTCCTCGCCGAACACCCCGGACGGCCGGACCTGCGGGCGGTGATGACCGCCTACCGCGACTGGTTCCCGGACCTGCCGCCGCGTGACGGGCCGCAGGCCAGATACCGGACGGTCCTGGTGGTGCTGCCGGACATCACGCCCGGCGAGATCGACCGCATACAGCGAGAGCTGAAGCCCGGATTCGTGGAACGCGGTCTGATGATCGGTGAGTTCCACCCGGGACCGCCGTCCGCGCCCGGTCTGTGGAACCCGGACTTCCGGCCGCTGCGCAGCCCGCTGCCGCTGCTGGCGGTGCGGCACATGGTGGCCGCCGACGCGCCGTTCCTGCGGGCGGACCCGGAGCATCTGGCGGCGTACCGGCGCCGGTTCGGGGACCGGGGAGCGTACCGATGA
- a CDS encoding FAD-dependent oxidoreductase translates to MNVVIVGAGMAGTMLAIRLARRGHRVDVVERRGDPRGTNGPDAASISVGLSERGRAALRDIGLLEEALAKAVPMRGRIVHHSGRTTYQPYGSDDTEVLHSVRRHDLNIALLDAAEAVPRVRLWFGHRVTGLAGTEVRTAARTFPADLVVGADGAYSTVRAHLHRQVRAEFHQTHLDWGYREFTIPAVDRPEALHVWPGRRGLVVAHPNPDGSLTGTVFLPFDGDTGFAGLRDKARAGAFLAEEFGDLTELVPDLVTQFLAHEPGSLVTVRTAPWQHDRVVLVGDAAHAVYPFYGQGMNAAFEDCAVLDACLAEHAPGDALAAFEARRRPHTDVLAELSARNFVELRDRVRSPVFLARKRIDFTLGRLLPGWRTLYAMISHSSLPYGDALARARRQDRLLGGLAGLGAVTLLAAARRKRSGRC, encoded by the coding sequence ATGAACGTCGTCATCGTCGGGGCGGGGATGGCCGGAACCATGCTGGCGATCCGGCTGGCCCGCCGCGGCCACCGGGTGGACGTGGTGGAGCGGCGCGGCGACCCGCGCGGCACCAACGGCCCGGACGCCGCGTCGATCAGCGTCGGGCTGTCCGAACGCGGGCGGGCGGCGTTGCGCGACATCGGCCTCCTGGAGGAGGCCCTGGCCAAAGCGGTTCCCATGCGCGGGCGGATCGTCCACCACAGCGGCCGGACCACCTACCAGCCCTACGGCTCTGACGACACCGAGGTGCTGCACTCGGTCCGCCGCCACGACCTCAACATCGCCCTGCTCGACGCCGCCGAAGCGGTCCCCCGGGTGCGGCTGTGGTTCGGGCACCGCGTCACCGGCCTGGCCGGAACCGAGGTGCGGACCGCGGCCCGGACGTTCCCGGCGGATCTCGTCGTCGGCGCGGACGGCGCGTACTCGACCGTGCGCGCGCACCTGCACCGCCAGGTGCGCGCCGAGTTCCACCAGACGCATCTGGACTGGGGCTACCGGGAGTTCACCATCCCGGCCGTCGACCGGCCGGAGGCGCTGCACGTGTGGCCGGGCAGGCGGGGACTGGTGGTGGCACACCCCAACCCGGACGGATCGCTGACCGGCACCGTGTTCCTGCCGTTCGACGGCGACACCGGATTCGCGGGGCTGCGCGACAAGGCGCGGGCCGGGGCGTTCCTGGCCGAGGAGTTCGGCGACCTGACCGAACTGGTGCCGGACCTGGTCACCCAGTTCCTCGCGCACGAGCCGGGCAGCCTGGTGACGGTGCGCACCGCGCCGTGGCAGCACGACCGTGTCGTCCTCGTCGGCGACGCCGCGCACGCCGTGTACCCGTTCTACGGCCAGGGGATGAACGCCGCGTTCGAGGACTGCGCGGTGCTCGACGCCTGTCTCGCCGAGCACGCCCCGGGCGACGCGCTCGCCGCGTTCGAGGCCCGCCGCCGTCCGCACACCGATGTGCTCGCCGAGCTGTCCGCCCGCAACTTCGTGGAGCTGCGCGACCGGGTGCGGTCACCGGTGTTCCTGGCCCGCAAACGGATCGACTTCACGCTCGGCCGCCTGTTACCGGGGTGGCGGACGCTGTACGCGATGATCAGCCACAGCAGCCTCCCGTACGGCGACGCGCTCGCCCGGGCCCGCCGCCAGGACCGCCTCCTCGGCGGACTCGCCGGGCTCGGCGCGGTCACGTTGCTCGCTGCGGCACGGCGGAAGCGGAGCGGGAGATGCTGA
- a CDS encoding non-ribosomal peptide synthetase, which produces MLGMFRRQVARSPESIAVVAAGGTLSYGELDARAFAVAGGLRDRGVGPDDIVAVAIPRGADMVVAVVAVLAAGAAYLPVDPAQPPDRVAAVLADARPALVLTPGELRALEAAPVSAAPVTDPDPASAAYVIYTSGSTGRPKGVVVPHTGIARLVAAQRERFGAGPGARVLQYASVGFDVAVADLCMALLTGAALVLAPPEGLPPGEPFARFVAEHGVTHVCMPPSALATQPDMALPSVACLIVAGEALGPDLVARWSAGRRMINAYGPTETTACATMSAPLTGGPVVPIGAAIPGTELRVLDEKCAPVDEGELYIGGAGVARGYLGCPGTTAQRFVADPWGPPGSRMFRTGDLVRVLPNGDLLFLGRADDQVKIRGHRVEPAEVEAALGAHPAVARAAVVARSGPLGAYLVGYVLPRGASVPDLRAHLAERLPAHLVPDMIEVVGHFPLTPNGKLDRAAFAEPAPRASGSLADDLARLFAEVLSVDAVAPDDDFFALGGTSLMATALVSRIRVELAVDASVATVFDASTPADLVEALVAMDPVDPAGGRT; this is translated from the coding sequence ATGCTGGGGATGTTCCGGCGCCAGGTCGCCCGGAGCCCGGAGTCGATCGCGGTTGTCGCCGCCGGCGGCACGCTCTCCTACGGTGAGCTCGACGCCCGCGCCTTCGCGGTGGCGGGCGGGCTGCGGGACCGCGGAGTCGGGCCGGACGACATCGTCGCCGTCGCGATCCCACGCGGCGCGGACATGGTCGTCGCCGTCGTCGCCGTCCTCGCCGCGGGAGCCGCGTATCTGCCGGTCGACCCCGCCCAACCGCCGGACCGGGTGGCCGCCGTGCTCGCCGACGCCCGTCCCGCCCTGGTGTTGACGCCGGGGGAGCTGCGGGCGCTGGAGGCCGCGCCGGTGTCCGCCGCCCCGGTGACGGATCCCGATCCGGCGAGCGCCGCCTACGTCATCTACACCTCCGGCTCGACCGGACGGCCCAAGGGCGTGGTCGTTCCCCATACGGGGATCGCTCGACTCGTCGCGGCGCAACGGGAACGCTTCGGTGCCGGACCGGGTGCCCGGGTGTTGCAGTACGCGTCGGTCGGCTTCGACGTGGCCGTCGCCGACCTGTGCATGGCGCTGCTCACCGGGGCCGCGCTCGTTCTCGCGCCGCCCGAGGGACTTCCGCCCGGCGAACCGTTCGCCCGGTTCGTCGCCGAGCACGGCGTCACCCATGTGTGCATGCCACCGAGCGCGCTCGCCACCCAGCCGGACATGGCGCTGCCCTCGGTCGCCTGCCTGATCGTCGCGGGGGAGGCGCTGGGCCCGGACCTCGTCGCCCGGTGGTCCGCCGGCCGCCGGATGATCAATGCCTACGGCCCGACCGAGACGACCGCGTGCGCCACCATGAGCGCGCCGCTCACCGGCGGCCCGGTGGTGCCTATCGGGGCGGCGATCCCCGGCACCGAACTGCGGGTGCTGGACGAGAAGTGCGCCCCGGTCGACGAGGGCGAACTGTACATCGGCGGCGCCGGGGTCGCGCGCGGCTATCTGGGCTGCCCCGGGACGACCGCGCAGCGGTTCGTCGCCGATCCGTGGGGTCCGCCCGGGTCGCGCATGTTCCGCACCGGCGACCTGGTCCGCGTGCTGCCGAACGGTGACCTGCTGTTCCTCGGCCGGGCCGACGATCAGGTGAAGATCCGCGGTCACCGGGTCGAACCGGCCGAGGTGGAGGCCGCGCTCGGCGCTCACCCGGCGGTGGCGCGGGCCGCCGTCGTCGCCCGCTCCGGACCGCTCGGCGCCTACCTGGTGGGCTACGTGCTGCCGCGCGGCGCGAGCGTGCCGGACCTGCGCGCGCACCTCGCCGAGCGGCTGCCGGCCCACCTCGTCCCGGACATGATCGAGGTGGTCGGGCACTTCCCGTTGACCCCCAACGGAAAACTGGACCGGGCCGCGTTCGCCGAGCCCGCGCCGCGGGCGTCGGGCTCGCTCGCCGACGACCTCGCCCGATTGTTCGCCGAGGTGCTGTCGGTGGACGCGGTCGCGCCGGACGACGACTTCTTCGCCCTCGGTGGCACCTCGCTCATGGCCACCGCGCTGGTCAGCCGGATCCGGGTCGAACTGGCCGTGGACGCGTCCGTGGCCACCGTGTTCGACGCCTCCACACCCGCAGATCTCGTCGAAGCCCTGGTCGCGATGGACCCGGTCGACCCGGCCGGGGGCCGGACATGA